Genomic DNA from Bemisia tabaci chromosome 2, PGI_BMITA_v3:
CAAAGCGTAAAGGAGTGAGTGCGGAGGAAAAGAGGACTCGGATGCTTCAACTGTTCTacgaaaaacaagattttttccaattgaaggtaatatttttctatttattttttttaaagaagtacCAAACAACCAATGTAGAAATAATATCGACTGTGTTGGTCTTCTGACCAACAATTTTGGGTTATTGAACAAACTTTGATCTCCGAAAGTCATCATTTTCaaacaaaaggagaaaaattctggACGCTTTCTCTCCCAGCAGGCTTGTTCATGAGAAATGAAAACGAAAAGATCAAAAACGTTACATCCTTTGTAAATGTATTCGAAAagtcttaaattttaaaggcaCAAAGAGCCTATGAATGGAAGTCTCGATGTACCTATTCTACTTACTACTAATAATAATTATCATGGGAATGCAATCATacagaaagttaaaaatttagtaCCCTTCTTAGATGTGGCATAACTAGTTGATTTATGGCAGTAGGGTTCTCATAGAGTAAAGATACATTTTCTTCTCTCTGTAAATAATAATTGTCATAGTAAAGTCTCGTTTCTTTAATCTCGTTTTTTCGATGAATGCCTATTTCATTTTGACTAATTATTCCTGTTATTATTCTCTACTTCACCAGGAGCTCGAAAAAATAGCGCCAAAAGAGAAAGGAATCATAGCACAATCAGTCAAAGATgttgttcaaaatttagttgATGACGGACTGGTAGACACTGATAAAATAGGGACATCCGTTTATTTCTGGGCATTTCCAAAGTAAGTATATCTTCAAAGTTAACTTGTATTTCTGCATTCTGTGAGTCACTAGGTCAAAGATAACAACAAGAATTCTCTGGAACGTTAGAAGAAACTTTAGAAACATCTTGCCTGAAACTTCGACAAGACATGCATCTGCCTCCTGACATCCAAAAtcgaaaacgaaaaattaagaaattcaaAGTAATTAGTGTGTGAAGGACAGTCAAAGgtagaattaattttttcatccaaGAGGAGCTTGTAAAATAGATATTGATGTCATTGTTTAGAGCTGTGGAATATCATTGTAGTACAACGATCCCtgaaattgttattatttgtttaatttttagtaAAGCTAAGCACACccgaaagagaaaaattgatgaaCTGTCCGGAAAGTTGGAAGAACGCAACAAAACACTCAAGAGAGTTCGAGAGAATCTGATAGCTAGTAAGGTAAGTTAAGACGTACATGAAGCAATTCGATGTAAGGAATTTGACAGCCTCAGTTTACCTCGAGGTCTTTAGTAAGTCAGATGAGGTGGAGGTGGGAGGTGGGTCACTTCCAATAGCAACAGTATTTTGAAAGTTACAGGATCTGTCTCAAATACCTCTCTGCTGAgctacaatttttcattctttcctcACGACGAATATTCTTTAAACTTCCATTTAAGTAAGTTTACTCATTTGTCTTACTAAACTTATCTAAAGATCTATTGATAAGACACcattttcataaataaaaacaaacaaacaaacaaatccAAGGAAAGTAATTTTCCTTTCCAACGAGAATTCCTTTTAAGTAAAATGAACACCCAAGGATATTGAAGTCTTAAAAcattttctgttatttttaataataaaagaaaaaataaacaagcttTTACTATTTTGAGAAAGATGTACCTAAGTATATATCTGATCCTAGAAGAATTAGTTAATTGTTCACTTAATCagatttttattcattaatgaTAATGATTTGACTGTTTATATTGTTCCTGTAGTGTGGCAGAGAAGACACAACTCACCGaacagaaattttagaaaaactgaGCAATTTGAAAAGTAGAGAGACtgaactgaagaaaaaaatccagtcTTATCAAGATTCCGATCCTGAAGTCATTGAGCAAATGAAAGCACAAATCAAAGTGAGTGACCGATTTTAAACCCTCTCCTTTCAAGTGTACTGAACTTTGTTCTCAAAATAATACCTAATGACCAATTAATATTAATCGCTCACCTGTTGTCTCTATTCCGATAAACATTTTTATTACATTTCTAAGGTTGAAATACAGTATTGACAGAGATAATTATCTGAAGGTATATGCTTGAGAGTTCCTATCTCAGAATTTTACTACTTCTCCAAGAAATCAAGTTCCAATCATGACTGAGTGCCAATATAGTACCAGATTATTCTATAAAATGTTCGAGCCAATGAGGTTTTTTCCTCATGAAAGAGTGCCATAAGACCAAATGTTTTAATACATCATCTTTTACAGCGGTAAGCTATGGTTACCGAAGGGTATTGATGAGGCATGTCTGGTTGCACACCTTGCCCATGTATCCTTCATATTCAGACGATCTTACACACTAATCATCGTTACTGTCAACTTTTTTACGTTTTTCAGGAAGCTAAAACAGCCGCCAATCGTTGGACAGACAACATATTTGCTCTGAAAAGTTGGTGCAAAAATAAGTTCTGTATTGATGGACAAATTCTCGATAAACAATTTGGCATTCCAAGTGAAATGGATTATCTAGATTGAAAATGGGCGTACCTCATTCATGTTTGATTTTCTCCTCAAGCTCTACGActccagatatttttttccaaattgtaaTAGAGTAaggaaattggaatttttgagtAATTCTTAAtggaaatattattttctttgctATGTTAAGttgtaaataataaaatacattttattctgTTAAGTATGACTTCCTTCTACCATTTTTATCCTGAAGTCAAAACATGCTACAAACTAAGTACGACACAACgccaccttccagccaaagtattacaagcgccattgCTGGAAAATTGGAATACAGAAAGTCCTGAATGACAGGAAAAAAACAGGAAGAATAAAGAGGATTACAATGCCACTATAATTCCAGTTCACTGTATTTGGCGAGTGCCTTCTAGCATCAAGTCGTAATTGAAGCGCAAGGGGCAGGCAAGGGATGTTTGAATTGCAAAGTCTTAAAATatccattgttttattttctttttacggTGAGAAGGAATTGGTAATATttatagaatttaccatttagAACATTATGAGGTTAGAGAGAATgttaaatacaattttcatcAACTATTCACATCCACATTCcgtaaggcctagatacacacggcgattaatcgctgcGAGTGAAAGACAAAAGCCAATAAAGAGCCTTGATTTTGATATACCGACATCAATGGAtcaaaatcaaggctctccatcgGCTTTCGTTTTTCACTTGCGGCGATTAAttgccgtgtgtatctaggccttcagAGGGGAATACtgtacaaaatttcattgaggATTCTGAGAAATTGCAACCAGGAGGTCTCTCCTTGCACTCAGCGCTTTAACAGCATGGAGTGCATAGAGtcataatgtaaatgggagagctggcgccatgttatGGTTGATGAGTTCCAAACCCGGTGTGCGCCGAACTCGGGTCACTTTTCCGACACATGTTCGATCCGAAATAGCAATGTAGAATAAGTAGTagttcctatcttctttgtttacatcagatAACCAGGTCCCTGAGTATTAAAGACGATCGATTacgtatcgaaaaagtgaaccggcgtcacacaggagtctcggaattcgggacctggaaaatgcttaaaagtggcgccagccttcccacttacattacgactctatgtgctcTATGTTCAACAGTGGTATAAATTACAGCCTTTCTCTTCTCAAAGGCAACGACCACCCTAGAGTAAGAGATAATCAAATGGAAAAACTTATCGAACACTACGTAGATAGAGTACATGGACATTGGTTGATTACGTTCGGGGGAAAGTCAAGTTTGAATAAAAACTGCAGCTTGTTACCTTCCGGAATAATTGCAATGTCTCCATTTATTGAGATTTTATATTCtccttgaaatgaaaatatagtAAATTTAGTTACAATGTCTGAAGGAATAAGTATAAATACATACCATTCGATTAAAATTCCTTTCATAACATTGACCATTGTGGCGGAAACTCTTTCATACTGACTAACTCGAAAGGTAAATGCCAAACAAACTCTTGCGCTGGAAGGTACAATTATACAGCTACTGATATTAGGCTTGTTAGGAAAACTGCTGCTAAGGATTATATAAGAAATGTATTAAAACAGATATTTGCTAAATAAAAAACtagaaagtttaaaaagttcagaatttcagtttttacagCAACACCGatgtaaacaaaaaacaaaacatgccGACTCAAAATAGTGATAAGTAAGCAGCGGAATTATATTTGTTTGGTCGCCATATTGTGACATCATCTAATACAATAGCCGGAAACCAAATGTGAGTTTCCACAACTGATTGGTCGAAACTGTTATTATTTCAGTTTTGGCGGGTAAAACAAAACGCAAAGCTGGACGACGACTCAaaaccaattttcttttttttcttactcctcGATATCAGTTGTTGGTTAGCGTGGACCTTTAAAGTACCCAGGGCACCTCAGTACCTATTTCGAGGATTTTGCCCTAGTGGCGTAACGTGCGTAACGCGCAAC
This window encodes:
- the LOC109040052 gene encoding meiotic nuclear division protein 1 homolog, producing MSAKRKGVSAEEKRTRMLQLFYEKQDFFQLKELEKIAPKEKGIIAQSVKDVVQNLVDDGLVDTDKIGTSVYFWAFPNKAKHTRKRKIDELSGKLEERNKTLKRVRENLIASKCGREDTTHRTEILEKLSNLKSRETELKKKIQSYQDSDPEVIEQMKAQIKEAKTAANRWTDNIFALKSWCKNKFCIDGQILDKQFGIPSEMDYLD